The following proteins come from a genomic window of Diceros bicornis minor isolate mBicDic1 chromosome 4, mDicBic1.mat.cur, whole genome shotgun sequence:
- the SDHC gene encoding succinate dehydrogenase cytochrome b560 subunit, mitochondrial, whose protein sequence is MAALLLRRVGRHCLRAHLSPQLCIRNAVPLGTTAREEMERFWNKNIGSNRPLSPHITIYSWSLPMVMSICHRGTGVALSAGVSLFGLSALLVPGNFESHLELVKSLCLGPALIHTAKFALVFPLMYHTWNGIRHLIWDLGKGLKIPQLYQSGVVVLVLTVLSSVGLAAM, encoded by the exons ACGTGTTGGCCGTCATTGCCTCCGTGCCCACCTTAGTCCTCAGCTCTGTATCAGAAA TGCTGTTCCTTTGGGAACCACAgccagagaagagatggaaaggtTCTGGAATAAGAACATTGGTTCAAACCGTCCTTTGTCTCCCCATATCACTATCTACAG TTGGTCTCTTCCTATGGTGATGTCCATTTGCCACCGTGGCACTGGTGTTGCCTTGAGTGCAG GCGTCTCTCTTTTTGGCTTGTCGGCCCTACTGGTCCCTGGGAACTTTGAGTCTCATTTGGAACTTGTGAAATCCCTGTGTCTGGGGCCAGCACTGATCCACACAGCCAAGTTTGCACTTGTCTTCCCTCTCATGTATCACACCTGGAATGGGATCCGACACTTG atcTGGGACCTAGGAAAAGGCCTGAAGATTCCCCAGCTGTACCAGTCTGGAGTGGTTGTCTTGGTTCTTACTGTGTTGTCCTCTGTAGGGTTGGCAGCCATGTGA
- the LOC131404684 gene encoding large ribosomal subunit protein P1-like translates to MASDLELACIYLALILHNDEVTVMEDKINALIKAAGVNIEPFWPGLFAKALANVNIGSLVCNLRAGGPAPAAGTAPAGGPAPSTTAAPAEKKVEAKKEELEFDDDMGFGLFD, encoded by the coding sequence ATGGCCTCTGACTTGGAGCTCGCTTGCATCTACCTGGCCCTCATTCTGCACAATGATGAGGTGACGGTCATGGAGGATAAGATCAATGCTCTCATTAAAGCAGCTGGTGTAAATATTGAACCTTTCTGGCCAGGCTTGTTTGCAAAGGCCCTGGCCAATGTCAACATTGGGAGCCTTGTCTGCAACCTGCGGGCTGGCGGACCTGCCCCAGCAGCTGGCACTGCACCAGCAGGAGGCCCTGCCCCCTCCACCACTGCTGCCCCAGCTGAGAAGAAAGTGGaagcaaagaaagaagaattGGAGTTTGATGACGACATGGGCTTTGGTCTTTTTGACTAA
- the CFAP126 gene encoding protein Flattop, which yields MATNYSANQGFSSFSPPYEKAFSPKYLQNWSPAKPTKQSISSHEGYTQIIANDRGHLLPSVPRSKANPWGSFMGTWQMPLKVPPARVTLTSRTVAGAASLTKWIQKNPDLLKASNGLRPEILGKPHDPDSQKKLRKSITKTVQQAPSPTIIPSSPASNLNSPDQLQSSHPSAGHTPGPQTPANSLKSPPGSPCMLEHWAGPNLAEVQKCKPGTLERTKGPH from the exons ATGGCCACTAACTACAGCGCCAACCAG GGGTTCTCATCTTTCTCTCCACCGTATGAAAAAGCTTTCTCACCCAAGTATCTGCAGAACTGGTCTCCCGCCAAGCCAACAAAACAG AGCATTTCTTCCCATGAAGGCTACACTCAGATTATCGCCAATGATCGTGGTCATCTGTTGCCTTCAGTGCCCCGTTCCAAG gcaAACCCCTGGGGTTCCTTCATGGGCACCTGGCAAATGCCTCTGAAGGTACCCCCTGCTCGGGTGACCCTGACCTCCCGTACAGTGGCTGGTGCTGCCTCCCTCACCAAATGGATACAGAAAAATCCTGATTTACTCAAGGCCTCCAATGGGCTGCGTCCTGAAATCTTAGGCAAG CCCCATGATCCAGACAGTCAGAAGAAACTGAGGAAGTCTATCACAAAGACTGTACAACAAGCACCAAGTCCAACCATAATTCCAAGCTCCCCAGCCTCAAATCTCAATTCTCCGGATCAACTCCAAAGCTCACACCCCTCAGCAGGTCACACTCCAGGTCCCCAAACCCCAGCCAACTCTCTTAAGAGCCCACCTGGAAGCCCATGTATGCTGGAACACTGGGCAGGTCCTAATCTAGCCGAGGTCCAGAAATGCAAACCTGGAACTCTAGAAAGGACCAAGGGACCACACTGA